Proteins found in one Thermodesulfobacteriota bacterium genomic segment:
- a CDS encoding anaerobic ribonucleoside-triphosphate reductase activating protein: MSLPTLKGFLDVSFVDWPGKVAAVVFLPGCNFRCPYCHNRDLVLVPDGLASVPVEGVLARLEELGGWVDGVCVTGGEPTLHPGLPELLALFRSRGLAIKLDTNGSHPEGLAGLLAADLLEAVALDLKAPLEAIPYRRNAGPGADPAAVGKSLALLAASELGVEVRTTVHPVLLSLPEVRRLAAEAGTALAPHRGPVRFTLQRCRTGETLDPSLSEKPALTPEEFARWEEEAQACFAAQRKGAARGEEGPCFLAKAQSTQR; encoded by the coding sequence GTGAGCCTCCCCACCCTCAAGGGGTTCCTCGACGTCTCCTTCGTGGACTGGCCGGGGAAGGTGGCAGCGGTGGTCTTTCTGCCGGGCTGCAACTTCCGCTGCCCGTACTGCCACAACCGCGACCTCGTGCTGGTCCCGGACGGCCTGGCCTCCGTGCCGGTGGAAGGGGTGCTGGCGCGCCTGGAGGAGCTCGGGGGGTGGGTCGACGGGGTGTGCGTCACGGGGGGGGAGCCCACCTTGCACCCGGGCCTCCCGGAGCTCCTCGCGCTCTTCCGCAGCCGGGGCCTGGCGATAAAGCTCGACACCAACGGGTCGCACCCCGAGGGGCTCGCAGGCCTGCTCGCGGCGGACCTCCTGGAGGCGGTGGCGCTGGATCTCAAGGCCCCCCTGGAAGCCATCCCCTACCGGCGCAACGCCGGGCCGGGCGCAGACCCCGCCGCGGTGGGCAAGAGCCTGGCGCTGCTGGCCGCCTCGGAGCTCGGGGTGGAGGTGCGCACCACCGTACACCCGGTGCTCCTCTCCCTGCCGGAGGTACGGCGGCTCGCCGCCGAGGCCGGCACCGCCCTCGCCCCCCACCGCGGACCCGTTCGCTTCACCCTCCAGCGCTGCCGCACCGGGGAAACCCTCGACCCTTCCCTGTCGGAAAAGCCTGCCCTGACGCCCGAGGAGTTCGCCCGGTGGGAGGAGGAGGCCCAGGCCTGCTTCGCCGCTCAGAGGAAGGGCGCGGCCCGGGGGGAGGAAGGACCGTGTTTTCTCGCAAAGGCGCAAAGCACGCAAAGATAG
- a CDS encoding RT0821/Lpp0805 family surface protein, which translates to MKTTTRLVSALLVLMMAALSAPAQEASPLEEAEQQAMSDALQYALEFQPTQKAAEWVNPDTGRSGAVVPVRTIESSQGGPCREFITTILIGGREEQGYGTACRQPDGSWEIVSDDPPGTPGPIPAQPAVAAPAPVREVYVYPPPPPVHYYEYPAGFYGPSRIFLSFSYVYRSGSHHWGRVYRDGRDFRHRHPIVVRERVNVGHRVHDYYRWKDRGRGRGWDDRPAWDDRRGGRDDRRDFRRDDRRDDRRDDRRDDRRDDPWPDPDRRGRGRDRR; encoded by the coding sequence ATGAAGACGACGACGCGCCTGGTGAGCGCCCTCTTGGTGTTGATGATGGCCGCCCTTTCCGCCCCGGCCCAGGAGGCCTCGCCCCTGGAAGAGGCGGAACAGCAGGCCATGAGCGATGCCTTGCAGTACGCGCTGGAGTTCCAGCCCACCCAGAAGGCGGCCGAGTGGGTCAACCCCGATACGGGCCGCTCCGGGGCGGTGGTTCCCGTGCGGACCATCGAGAGTTCCCAGGGGGGGCCCTGCCGGGAGTTCATCACCACCATCCTCATCGGCGGGCGCGAAGAGCAGGGCTACGGCACCGCCTGCCGCCAGCCGGACGGGAGCTGGGAGATCGTGTCGGACGACCCACCCGGCACCCCCGGACCCATACCGGCCCAGCCCGCCGTGGCGGCGCCGGCACCGGTGCGCGAGGTGTACGTGTACCCGCCCCCGCCCCCGGTGCACTACTACGAGTACCCGGCGGGGTTCTACGGCCCGTCCCGCATCTTCCTGAGCTTCTCGTACGTGTACCGCAGCGGCTCCCACCATTGGGGCCGGGTGTACCGCGACGGGCGCGACTTCCGCCACCGGCATCCCATCGTTGTGCGCGAACGGGTGAACGTGGGGCACCGGGTGCACGACTACTACCGGTGGAAGGACCGGGGCAGGGGGCGGGGCTGGGACGACCGGCCGGCCTGGGACGATCGCCGGGGCGGCAGAGACGACCGGAGGGACTTCCGGCGGGACGACCGCCGGGACGACCGCAGGGACGACCGCAGGGACGACCGCAGGGACGATCCGTGGCCCGACCCGGACCGCCGCGGCAGGGGGCGCGACCGGCGGTGA